One Octopus sinensis unplaced genomic scaffold, ASM634580v1 Contig19108, whole genome shotgun sequence genomic window, CGAATTTTCAGTAtcttctattttcatttctcaaGTTTTCGTCATTGTTAAGAATGCTGTCGTTCTAGTTCCCCCTGATCAGCTACATCAATAATGTTTACTTGATCTAGTAATTCTCCATATCCCTCAATTTCACACAAAAATCAATAATTCCACTCGTGAGGTCTGTTCTATTCCAGCAATTGTTGATGATCTTCAAAGAAATGTCACTCCAAACATATGATTTAAAAATTACTCATCTTTTATATTAATCTGTTTAATTAGCAATTCAGCAGGTATTTGGGAATCAATTTCGTTCACAACATTAAAGAGTTTAAACTGATAACATCGAGACTTGAAGCACTCAATTATTCCTGGGTCAAATGGTCGTAATCTTGTTGAGTTTTTTGGAAGGAATAATACCTCAATAAATTTACTGTGTTAACTAATTTTATGACTTGAAAAATTGTccaacataaataatatttttctttttaacttcatATCTATATCCATCAAccataaattgaattcttttgaaGTCATCCACGAAGTTTGGTTTTATAAATATCCATAAAATGCTGAATAATTGAAGTTTTTGAATTTTCTAAGTTTTTTGAATTTTCCAATTATAAAGGAAATTGGTTTTTCACTCCCATCGCTATTAAAGCAAAATAGAACTGTTATTCTTTCCTTGTATTTTTTATATCCAGATCTGATTTTCGAATACTCTTTGAAAAAGCAAGCTCATAAGAGTGCGGTCTCACCACAGTTAAATATGTCTGAAGGTTTGCATGgaataaatttttcttgagaatataaaataaagtcaTCATAGTTACAATCTTTTTTTTCAAATCCTTCGTCATTACATGCTCTCATATGAATTTTGTGACGTTTTTTAAATTTCACACCCAGCCATTAAATACATCAGTTTCATTTGAATTGGAACACACATTTCCATATAAGGACTTTGCTTTTTCCGTGAGGATTGCATCATTATAAAAGCCACCACCAGCTTCAACCATATTGACCCACTCCTTTAACTCAATAGTTTTGAATTTCAGATTTCGTGGTATAGAATTCAAATTTTCATTAGCAAAAGATTCTTTAGCTCTACTTCATTATCAAGATAATTTTTAATAGATCGacgtttgattattattattattaaaagcactcCCGAGAAGTCATAAAACTAATTAAGCTTCCCTTGTGCCGCGTGAACAACAATACTGTCCCACAACCTTCTCCAGGTGCCTCTCCTCTTTGCCAATTCTCTCAGGTTGTCGAGATCATCAGCAGTTTCGAGTTTCCTCCCGATAGTTTTGAGATCCTGATTTAGCACCGATGGAAGTGTCGTCCTTGGTCTTCCTCGGAATGCGTCTCCGCATTGCATGAAATATGTTTCCATAGCAATGTTAGCAGGAGTGGCGACATCCATCCGCAGAATATGGCCAAATAGCCTCCATCGTGATTTCAGGATTTCGATCGAAAGAATTTCTGAGTTGCATAATTTGTATAGGTTGTCGTTTGTGATCTTCTGCGGGTAGCGGATGTTGAGTGCTGCTCGTAATTGAGATCTATGAAAACTGTCTAGTTTCTGATTTTCCAATTTTGTGAGTCCCCAGGTTCCACAGTTGTAGCTAAGGATTGGCAATACGAACGAGTTGTATATCCTTATTTTCGTTTTTCCAGTTAGCTTCTTTTTAGTTCCCCATAAAGACATAAGCTTTCTAAAGGCTCCATTTGAAAGGATTTTCCTTCGGGTAACATCCTCTGTGTCTCCCAGGAGCGTTCCCAACTTTTTGTGCCTTCTCCATTATTCATCAATGCGTCTTTCCGATCGTCTTAAGGATATATATTCGGTTTTTTCAGTGTTCACAGTGGGAAACCATTTTTCGAATTTGTTCGggagcatattatatatatttgagaatttCTCCGTCGTCCGACACAAAGTCCAAGTCATCTGCGTAGGATATCTCGTGATAATCATTTTTTATGACTGATTTAAAGTCCCTCAGAGCGGCCTCAAGATACACAATAAAAAGCACGGAACACCCCGTGTTGTTTCGAAGTATCATGATGTCGTCTTTCCGACTTTAACGGCAAGTTGGGTATTCACTAGGAGAAggtttatcatttttgtttcgTCTGAATGGAGGAAGCTCTTTAATACTTCCATAAGGAGCCCTATGTGAATGGAGTCGAAGGCCCGAGTCATGTCTACCCCAAGAATTTCAatacactttttatatttttggcacAGGGCACCAGTCCATCTGTATGTCCAAATTACATCAGCTGTTGATCTTCCCTCCCTGAATCCACTCTGTCCATGGGATAGAAAACTGTTTACTCGGTCTTTGATTCTGGTCAGTATGATTAGCGATAATATCTTTCTCAATGTTGATAGCAGAATAATCGGCCTCAGGTTGCCAGGAGGTCCTCTCGGTTTCCCGGATTTTAGTAGTGGAATTAGCAATCCTTTTCCAATATCTAGGTTTCCGTTTTCTTTAATTGCTTTGTTCAGTATGTGTGTGATCACTTTGGCCAGCTCGATTGGTCCAAACTTGAGGAGCTCTGCAGGAATGTCGTTTGGTCCGGGGGACATTTTGCAGTTTAATTTCTTAATGGCATCCATAGTTTCTGTAATATTAATAGGACTGATTATTCGAGTGTCTTGAatgttcagaatttcattgacttCACTATTTTGGTTGAAGATTTCGTGAAAATATTCCAAAATGATTGCAGTTTTTTCAGATTCACTAATGACTGTTCTTCCAAGTTTATCATGCACAGTAATATggtttattctttttcctttgtttattAAACGAACAGCTTTAAACATCCTCGTTCCATCcttgtatttttcaatttcaGCCACTTGCTCCTCGACTTCTTTTCGTAATTGacgtttttgtattgttttgatttttgttaatATTCTTCCACGTTGTGTCTTCAGTTCCCTTTTCCTATTTACCGTCAATGTTTTGTTTAGCTCGAGCCTGAGTCTTTTCTGTTCAATTGAAAGAGATTCGATTTCCAGATTATTGTGCAGGTATTTTCTTTTATGAACAGGTCCCAAAATAGATAATGAGGTCTTCTTCATTGCAAGAACAGTCTCCGTCCATATCATGTTTGCCGGCTGGCTTATgtcaattttattaatttctcttcTGAGATTTTCACTGTACTTAGTTCTCTTTGATTTGTCGTAAACAAGTTTCTCTGTGTCGATGGTTTCCATTTGTCCTGTTCTTTGTACACCAACTGTCCCATGTAATCTCTTTAAAACAATCCTAGTCACAACCAGTTTATAATCACTGCTGGTTTCAAGGCCATCATAGGATCTCGCGTCTGACAATATGTTTTTCATAATTCTTCTGCataggatgtagtcaatctggttaTAAATCGGGTAAATGTTTCCGTTTTTGTCTTTTCTTGCTCCTGTCCAGGCTCGGTGGTCGAAGGCGGTGTTCGATATGAAAAGGTCAAATGCCGAACAGAATTGAATTAAGGACTCTCCGCAAGAGTTTCTGCGATTTCTCCCATGCGACCCAATGCAGGTCTCTCCAAACCAATTCCTTCTtgaatagcaaaaaaattatttcggAAACTTTAGTATgttttagatttttcttttaaattcagaGATTTAGAGCAATTATTAATTATCGGCGACATAGTTTTTCTAATATAAATGATTCACCAAAAGACGAGATAAAAACACGTGAttaattttttaatcaattaattaactaaattaattaataaacattaataataaatttaataagcaTGAAAAAAGtagtaaaatagaaaaatgataaaaatggaaaaacataAGGAATTTCAATTTTTTCGGCGAAAAAAGGAGAGTGGAAATCATAGAGGTAGTAAATTTTGGAGGTTTGACTGTATTCCTTTATTATCAGAGGATCAGTAATCTTCATTTTTTataatatgtcgcgagcgcagcgagcgaccgagcgcagcgagcgaccactcaatttctagatccgatcaatcaacaaatctataaattgacaaatacccaggCTGGTATTTGGgtttaaatatattcgataacaaaatttaaaatcgatgccaaagcagaatgagctttaaaaccgatttcataaataaaaataatattttaaaatttataatggatattttagaataatgagaaaaaatctaaatgcttcataatttattaaaatgtcaaaacaagaatcttctgaaggagcaagcctgtctgcacagttcatttttgattagaagacctaattttagagattaaaacgaaaaaatagcaatgagatctgttaaattattacccccctcacaacctaaaccaaattagcgttcagtattcattgattttactttttctattaaggtctacttataaattattttatgggattcaatggaaaacttaagttatttcaattttaattttaaatcatgttaaaattttaaataatttaataaatatatttgttgatgacaggcttgttagctgtcaaagtcgcgtctagcgctcggtcgcgcgctgcgctcgcgacataatatTAATATTCTAATTGGCTGGGCATCCTGACTGCAGATCAATTTGGCATGTCTGAAACAATTCAGCATCGTGCTTTCGCCAATTTTATTTCAAGCAAGATCAATGTTGCATCTCTTAGTGTTATTTCTTTATAGACCAATAACAGATCATGTTCAGCTCCAATGCtttgaatgatatttatttattaactccaaGATCACCGAGAAAGATAGGTCAAAACTAACTAATTAGGCGATCCCTGCCTCCAACAACAGCCGGACTCTCCTTACATGGTCTTCTGATGACCCAACCGTTTCCCGGAAACgccttctcttccttctgcaAAGGAACTCAATCGGCGTGCATTTCTTTATAACCGACCGAAATTCCTCTGCATGGGCCACCTTTTCCTTGAATGGGTTTCCCAGTTCCTTGCAGAAACGTAGGAAACCCTGACCATTCTTCCGCGTCGCCTCCTCGGAAACAAGCCTGCCAACTGAGGTGTCAGTGTGGAGCATAATCGTCCTTCTGAGTGAGTTCAAACGTTCTGCTTTGAACAAGCAATTGCAAACCTTTAGGCTGAGCAGGCATACTCAAGCGTCGGGGCTATCACTTGTTGGTAGACCTTGCTGACACAATCTTCCAGGGGGAAGGGACTCTTCTTTAACAGCGCTTTCAAGACGTTCCACTCTCGAAGACCTTTAGCTAGAACCTCCTCTACGTGACTTGAGAACGTCATTAAGGAGTCGAAAACTACGCCAAGGATCTTCTGGGTACGCGAAGGGGGAATAGGATTGTTTCCAATGAATAGTTCCAGTCCATCTTAAATCTTCTATCAGTATTGAAAAGTGTGAACTGGGATttagatgcagacacacacatcatatttGCAGATAGCCAATCACATACACGGTTGAGGTGTGACTAGACCATTGCAACAGCCACAGGAGATTTATCTCTTGCAGCGATAATCAGGTCGTCCGCATGGGATAAAAACATAATGTCTGGGTCATTAGTAATGGGTAGGTCATGTAGAAATAGGTTAAAAAGGAGAGGAGATAAAGGggagccttgtgggacaccattgGGTAGTAGTCTTGATTTGAAGTAGTATATACGGACCCTTTGATGTTCGGATGTAAGTTCGAATCGAATATCTTCCGCGTTAGAAGTTTCCTCGTGACAGAATCCGTTTGAATGACATTGTTTAGTTTAATATtcttaaattgatatttaaataaatgaacCTGACTAACTTTTTTCATTTAGTTCAATTTCTAGCAGCGAGCAACGTCATGATATGTAAGAGTTATGGTTTCCCCTACAACTCAAGGAGTCAGTTCGGCTTGGTGTTTGATTAAGGATGGGAATTAAGATTTTTTGCATTTATCGTTGCCGTTATGGTAGGTATTTTTTATGCACGGTATCCACGGTCGTGTATAAGTGCCAACAAAATTCTTTGTCCCTAAACCACGTTGTCCAATAGGCTCTCTGCTTTGTTGATTTCTCGTCGATACTGCGGCCGAAAACGCCTGGTTGGAATGAGCATGTACATTTTTGATGAAAGCAAGCCTCTCTTCTGGGACTTTACATGCCCCCAGATTTTTTATAAAtcaaatttgatttatatattatactaattcagacaaaataataattttagtcTGGCTGGCCTATAATATTGaaagatataaatttatgtaaattattcGTCAGTTATGTTATTCGCGTTATATTTGTTCGTGTTTTCTAACTGTGCTGATTTACACAGTGATCTAGATGAAAAACACTCAAATAATATTGAATTCTATCTCCCGGAGACTGgtatataaatgttaaaataaaattacactgCTTGACTTTACGTATTTATTAGGTCACAAAAAATCAGATGCTCTCTTTCAAGAAATGcaaattttattaattcaaaaagCTATAGTAAGTcagtcttattttattttaaaagttggAAAAAGTAGTGGAATTGTCTTTTGATGATTTTATGAACTATGTTCAAAAAGGCGAAATGATTTGGGTTATCTATTTCTGGGACAGGAATTCGGGACAAAATTGCACTTACATTAAAGACACATTGGAAACTGTGGCCGAAGATGTTGAACCCAAAATCGGAACAGTCGATGTTTCCCAGAACACCACGTATTTCAAACAATTTAAAGTTGACTTGTTTTGACTATCATGCATTTAGAGAACCATATCCCCAGcaatatttttattcaaaaacGGAAAACACAAAAGATATAGAAAAACACTTTTTAAGGACAGACCGAATCCATTGATCCAATGGATAAAACGCCAAATTTAATTAAAGCTAAACTaacatattttaatatggggatttttttctttggttAATAAATCGAGTTTAACATTAACgttatttttaatttgaatgaCAACTGCGAATACTCTGTTTTAAAGACACAATTATATTCATTTAATAGGGAATAATTATCCTTTAACAAAGGAACTGTCATAAACTTAAATTCTCAAACCATcgtttattttgataaaaaaagtagCTTGCAATTGATTATTGATTGGCATTTAGAAAACGATTTCATAAGCAACAAAGCACAAGACTATATTCACGTGTAAGTCGTGACTTGTCGACAAAATAGGATTTTGGGTTAATAAAAGAGGTTGAAATGACCTACATCAAATAAGTCAGTAAATtgaatttattcattttcaatCAGCTTCTTTTCTCAGTTAATGTCTCGATACAGAATCCAGGGAATCGCCGGTTAGAACGACAAGACAAATTGAAAACTAACCAGATATGTTAATAGGAGTGTTAGTTCAGAGAGTGAGATCACATAACAAACACATTGGTAGGTTTAGAGTAG contains:
- the LOC115231997 gene encoding uncharacterized protein LOC115231997; its protein translation is MSLWGTKKKLTGKTKIRIYNSFVLPILSYNCGTWGLTKLENQKLDSFHRSQLRAALNIRYPQKITNDNLYKLCNSEILSIEILKSRWRLFGHILRMDVATPANIAMETYFMQCGDAFRGRPRTTLPSVLNQDLKTIGRKLETADDLDNLRELAKRRGTWRRLWDSIVVHAAQGKLN